From the Kitasatospora sp. MAP12-44 genome, one window contains:
- a CDS encoding IPT/TIG domain-containing protein — MAPILLTLVPSQGPTTGGNPAILVGVGLSGATAVMFGTTPAATFHVMFDGAITATVPPGTGSVQVTVITPSGTSNAATYTYVEAAPPTILALVPPIGLALGGVPVLVVGTGLSGATAVMFGSTPATTFTVLGDGALLATSPPGSGAVQVTVTTAAGTSNGAAFTYV, encoded by the coding sequence ATGGCACCGATTCTGCTCACGCTCGTGCCTTCGCAGGGACCGACGACCGGAGGAAACCCCGCGATCCTCGTCGGAGTCGGCCTGTCCGGGGCCACCGCGGTGATGTTCGGCACCACGCCGGCCGCGACCTTCCACGTCATGTTCGACGGCGCCATCACCGCCACGGTCCCGCCCGGCACCGGCTCGGTCCAGGTCACCGTGATCACGCCGTCGGGCACCAGCAACGCCGCCACCTACACCTACGTGGAGGCTGCCCCGCCCACCATCCTCGCCCTGGTCCCGCCGATCGGCCTGGCCCTGGGCGGCGTCCCGGTTCTCGTCGTCGGCACCGGCCTGTCCGGCGCCACCGCGGTGATGTTCGGCAGCACCCCGGCCACCACCTTCACGGTGCTCGGCGACGGTGCCCTCCTGGCCACCTCCCCGCCCGGAAGCGGCGCGGTCCAGGTCACGGTCACCACCGCGGCCGGCACCAGCAACGGCGCTGCCTTCACGTACGTGTAG
- a CDS encoding DUF5988 family protein, with the protein MTTFPGWRCSAFLRRGWVSTVPRLVVVLLRGGPDDLPRVMEAPVDEVGHRMSFPRGNGYEHFEFSEEYEDFDGRPAPVYRWSYRTAIAE; encoded by the coding sequence GTGACGACATTTCCCGGGTGGAGATGCTCGGCTTTCTTGCGCAGAGGTTGGGTGAGCACTGTGCCTCGTTTGGTAGTCGTCCTCCTGAGGGGAGGGCCGGATGACCTTCCACGGGTCATGGAAGCTCCGGTCGACGAGGTCGGCCACCGGATGAGCTTTCCTCGCGGCAATGGCTACGAGCATTTCGAATTCTCCGAGGAATACGAGGACTTCGACGGCCGACCAGCCCCCGTCTACCGCTGGTCCTACCGGACTGCCATCGCGGAATAG
- a CDS encoding IPT/TIG domain-containing protein — MHGKFVLAPARPALTMTATDRPPPQPVQRAEHRQRIVMTAPMISTASPASGSAGTTVWLTGSGFTGVSAVRFGSVPATSFTVVSPTVISVTAPAGSGTVQITVTGPGGTSNGLAFTYVSAAPVITVSTPASGSAGTTVSLTGTGLTGVTAVHFGSVPATSFTIVSDTQALVTAPSGTGTVQITVTSPGGTSNGLAFTYVSAAPVISSVSPASGSAGTTVSLTGTGLTGVSAVRFGSVPATSFTVVSPTVISATAPAGSGTVQITVTGPGGTSNALAFTYVGVPHLTSAVPNGGPTAGGTSVTVTGTGLSEVVTVTFGATSVAFTVVSDSVLVTTAPAGSGTVQITATSPGGSSNTLPYTYLPAPVVTAVTPDQGPTVGGTTVTVTGSGFTGATGVQFGSTPATFTVVSNTQIVAAAPPGAPGVVRVTVTTAGGTGSAFYYYLGTPVLTGVVPVEGPTSGGTTLTLTGSSLSEASAVRFGSVSATSFTVVSDTQVLATSPAGSGTEQITVTSPGGTSNGVAFTYAPAPHLTSAVPNEGPTAGGTLVTLTGTGLSEVATVTFGATPAPFTILSDTLLVATAPAGSGTVQITATAPGGTSNTLSYLQVAPPVL; from the coding sequence TTGCACGGGAAGTTCGTGTTGGCGCCTGCTCGGCCCGCGCTGACTATGACGGCCACAGATCGCCCTCCACCTCAACCGGTCCAGCGGGCCGAGCACAGGCAAAGGATCGTTATGACTGCTCCGATGATCAGTACGGCCAGTCCGGCATCGGGATCGGCGGGCACGACGGTATGGCTCACCGGTAGTGGGTTCACAGGCGTGAGCGCGGTGCGTTTCGGTTCGGTGCCTGCGACGTCGTTCACCGTGGTGTCCCCGACCGTGATCTCGGTGACGGCGCCGGCGGGGTCGGGAACCGTTCAGATCACGGTGACGGGGCCGGGCGGGACGAGCAACGGCCTCGCCTTCACCTACGTATCGGCTGCCCCGGTGATCACTGTGAGTACTCCGGCGTCGGGGTCGGCTGGCACGACGGTGTCGTTGACGGGCACGGGGCTCACAGGAGTCACGGCGGTGCACTTCGGCTCCGTGCCCGCGACATCGTTCACGATCGTGTCGGACACGCAGGCGCTGGTGACGGCGCCGTCGGGCACGGGCACGGTACAGATCACGGTGACGTCGCCGGGCGGGACGAGCAACGGCCTCGCGTTCACCTACGTATCGGCTGCCCCGGTGATCAGTTCGGTCAGTCCGGCGTCGGGGTCGGCTGGCACGACGGTGTCGTTGACGGGCACGGGGCTCACAGGCGTGAGCGCGGTGCGTTTCGGTTCGGTGCCTGCGACGTCGTTCACCGTGGTGTCCCCGACCGTGATCTCGGCGACGGCGCCGGCGGGGTCGGGAACCGTTCAGATCACGGTGACGGGGCCGGGCGGGACGAGCAACGCCCTCGCCTTCACCTACGTGGGGGTTCCCCACCTGACGAGCGCGGTGCCCAACGGGGGCCCGACGGCGGGGGGCACGTCGGTGACGGTGACGGGGACCGGCCTGAGCGAGGTCGTCACCGTCACCTTCGGTGCCACGTCTGTGGCGTTCACGGTCGTGTCGGACAGCGTCCTGGTGACGACGGCGCCGGCGGGCTCGGGAACCGTGCAGATCACGGCGACGTCGCCAGGCGGCAGCAGCAACACCCTCCCCTACACCTACCTGCCGGCTCCCGTGGTCACCGCCGTGACCCCCGACCAGGGGCCCACCGTCGGCGGCACCACGGTAACGGTGACGGGCAGCGGCTTCACGGGGGCGACGGGTGTTCAGTTTGGCAGCACGCCAGCGACCTTCACGGTGGTGTCGAACACGCAGATCGTCGCCGCCGCCCCACCCGGGGCCCCAGGCGTGGTCCGCGTCACCGTCACCACCGCGGGTGGAACCGGCTCTGCCTTCTACTACTACCTGGGCACTCCCGTGCTGACGGGCGTCGTCCCCGTGGAGGGCCCCACCTCCGGCGGAACCACGCTCACCCTGACGGGCAGTAGTCTCAGCGAGGCGAGCGCGGTGCGCTTCGGCTCGGTGTCCGCGACGTCGTTCACGGTCGTGTCCGACACGCAGGTGCTGGCGACGTCGCCGGCGGGGTCGGGAACCGAGCAGATCACGGTGACGTCGCCGGGCGGTACGAGCAACGGTGTGGCCTTCACCTACGCACCGGCTCCCCACCTGACGAGCGCGGTGCCCAACGAGGGCCCGACGGCAGGGGGCACCCTGGTGACACTGACGGGAACGGGCCTGAGCGAGGTCGCCACCGTCACCTTCGGTGCCACACCCGCCCCGTTCACCATCCTCTCGGACACCCTCCTGGTGGCAACGGCCCCGGCGGGATCGGGCACCGTACAGATCACCGCCACCGCACCCGGCGGCACCAGCAACACGCTCTCCTACCTGCAGGTGGCCCCGCCGGTCCTGTAG
- a CDS encoding beta-ketoacyl synthase N-terminal-like domain-containing protein — protein MVTGMGFCLPGDSQPVFTADQVWDVASHGRSCLTHNGIYYGSVNLPSDALDSRLPDLPGIFSRHYTDAHRFGLVSLAEACADAELDIRAGDLGDAAVLAGRGGIDANIPSYLAVLNADVKTTTPQQAMELFVRAQQALTPSDVALVQGGVIRTTGPCFTVSCGCASSAVQIGNARRMIADGDIDMAVVTGVDVFGIEVIHNVQRLLHGAQRSYDEIRVDGMPELLPSFDRIMRPYDRRADCVNHGEGSVTLVLESREHAHRRGARTYGQVLAHGMTRDGLSNPLASDESGASLVAAIRTCLGDRWSIAQVPYIHGGSDGDVVVTAFESNAARQLYGTDVADLLMTSQEACFGHNGAPAGALGVALTLLMMERSKVCPTANCEEPAENLSFDPVPGTVARPLDFDYALSCNYQIGGVKSALLLGTPDAG, from the coding sequence ATGGTCACCGGCATGGGCTTCTGCCTCCCGGGCGACAGCCAGCCGGTATTCACGGCCGACCAGGTGTGGGACGTCGCCTCCCACGGGCGTTCCTGCCTCACCCACAACGGCATCTACTACGGCTCGGTGAACCTGCCCTCGGACGCCCTCGACAGCCGCCTGCCCGACCTGCCGGGGATCTTCTCGCGGCACTACACCGACGCGCACCGCTTCGGACTGGTGTCACTGGCCGAGGCCTGTGCCGACGCCGAACTGGACATCCGCGCCGGCGACCTGGGCGACGCGGCGGTCCTGGCCGGACGCGGCGGCATCGACGCCAACATCCCCAGCTACCTCGCCGTCCTGAACGCCGACGTCAAGACGACCACTCCCCAACAGGCGATGGAACTGTTCGTCAGGGCCCAGCAGGCGCTGACGCCGTCAGACGTCGCGCTGGTCCAAGGGGGAGTCATCCGTACGACCGGCCCCTGCTTCACCGTGTCCTGCGGCTGCGCGTCCTCCGCCGTGCAGATCGGCAACGCCCGCCGCATGATCGCCGACGGTGACATCGACATGGCCGTCGTCACCGGCGTCGACGTCTTCGGCATCGAGGTGATCCACAACGTCCAGCGGCTGCTCCACGGCGCCCAGCGCAGCTACGACGAGATCCGGGTCGACGGCATGCCCGAGCTCCTCCCGTCGTTCGACCGGATCATGCGGCCCTACGACCGGCGGGCCGACTGCGTCAACCACGGCGAGGGCTCGGTGACCCTCGTCCTGGAGAGCCGCGAGCACGCACACCGCCGCGGCGCCCGCACCTACGGCCAGGTCCTGGCCCACGGCATGACCCGTGACGGCCTCTCGAACCCCCTGGCCAGCGACGAGAGCGGCGCCTCCCTCGTCGCCGCCATCCGCACCTGCCTCGGCGACCGGTGGTCCATCGCGCAGGTGCCCTACATCCACGGCGGCAGCGACGGCGACGTGGTGGTGACCGCGTTCGAGTCGAACGCCGCCAGGCAGCTCTACGGCACCGACGTGGCAGACCTGCTGATGACGTCCCAGGAAGCCTGCTTCGGTCACAACGGCGCCCCCGCGGGAGCCCTCGGCGTCGCACTGACCCTGCTGATGATGGAACGCTCGAAGGTCTGCCCCACCGCGAACTGCGAGGAGCCGGCGGAGAACCTCAGCTTCGACCCCGTGCCCGGCACCGTCGCCCGGCCCCTCGACTTCGACTACGCGCTGAGTTGCAACTACCAGATCGGCGGTGTCAAGAGCGCGCTCCTGCTCGGCACCCCGGACGCTGGCTAG